Proteins co-encoded in one Arachis hypogaea cultivar Tifrunner chromosome 11, arahy.Tifrunner.gnm2.J5K5, whole genome shotgun sequence genomic window:
- the LOC112723718 gene encoding cytosolic sulfotransferase 12-like — protein MSSQPNNAIPKYLQESEVSQECKDLIATLPIEKGWLANHLHQYQGFWHITRQLQGVLSCQKHFNALNSDILIVTTPKSGTTWLKALTFALLNRHKYPKMFQNHPLLTKNPHFLVPFLELDLYNDKDLVPNLNSTPSPRLFSTHIPYVSLPKSVIDSDCKILYLCRNPKDTFISLWHFTNKLKMEGTSTNSLEDSFKKFCNGVSLCGPFWDHVLGYWKESLEQPKKIMLMRYEEMKKNPSFVLKELARFVGCPFSKEEEDEGVIDDILKLCSFKNLSNLEVNKKGKLSSGEEHRAFFRLGEVGDSNNYLTAEMIEQLDIITEKKLGHYGFRF, from the coding sequence ATGTCATCTCAACCCAATAATGCAATTCCAAAATACTTACAAGAGAGTGAAGTATCCCAAGAATGCAAGGATTTGATAGCAACCTTGCCAATTGAAAAAGGTTGGCTTGCAAACCACTTACATCAATACCAAGGGTTTTGGCATATCACTAGGCAATTGCAAGGAGTATTGTCTTGCCAAAAACACTTCAATGCTCTTAACTCAGATATTCTCATTGTTACAACTCCAAAATCAGGTACCACTTGGCTTAAGGCATTGACATTTGCATTGCTTAACCGCCACAAATACCCTAAAATGTTCCAAAACCACCCTTTGCTCACTAAAAACCCTCATTTTCTTGTACCCTTTTTAGAGCTTGATTTATACAACGATAAAGATTTAGTACCTAATCTAAATTCAACCCCTTCACCAAGGCTTTTTTCCACACATATTCCTTATGTTTCGTTGCCAAAATCAGTGATCGATTCAGATTGTAAGATACTGTATCTCTGTAGAAACCCTAAAGACACTTTTATTTCGTTGTGGCATTTCACGAACAAACTTAAAATGGAAGGTACAAGCACCAACTCACTTGAAGATTCATTCAAGAAGTTTTGTAATGGGGTGAGCCTATGTGGACCCTTTTgggatcatgttttagggtattGGAAGGAAAGCTTGGAACAGCCAAAGAAGATAATGTTGATGAGATATGAAGAGATGAAGAAAAACCCTAGCTTTGTGTTGAAAGAGCTTGCTAGGTTTGTTGGGTGCCCCTTTtcaaaagaagaggaagatgaaggtGTCATTGATGATATTTTGAAGCTATGTAGTTTCAAGAACTTGAGCAACTTGGAGGTGAATAAGAAAGGAAAGTTGTCAAGTGGTGAAGAACATAGAGCTTTTTTTCGACTTGGCGAAGTTGGAGATTCAAATAATTATCTCACTGCTGAAATGATTGAACAACTTGATATTATTACCGAAAAGAAGCTAGGACATTATGGATTTAGATTctag
- the LOC112719753 gene encoding cytosolic sulfotransferase 5: MAEDQPSLLHKFVQDELPQELRDLVSTMPMENGWTEKHLYQYQGFWYNPFLLQALVTLQKHFHANDNDIFLVSIPKSGTTWLKALAFSLVNRSKYPNYQNHPLINNSPHALVPFFELDLNSNNEFLPNLNLSSSSSSLFSSSPRIISTHFSYVSLPNSVKESSCKIVYLCRDPKDILISHWHFANKVRKGIIDNLSLEEAFEMFCKGVSASGPFWDHMLGYWNQGMKSLNKKKIMFIKYEEIKMNPLLVLKELAEFLGFPFSREEEALGVVEDILKLCSFDNLSNLEVNTNGKMPFGVENNVFFRRGQVGDWKNYLTTEMVEKLNNIIANKLTEHGIQF, from the coding sequence ATGGCAGAAGATCAACCCTCCCTTTTGCACAAATTTGTTCAAGATGAGTTACCCCAAGAACTTAGGGATTTGGTATCAACCATGCCAATGGAAAATGGTTGGACAGAAAAACACCTTTACCAATACCAAGGCTTTTGGTACAACCCTTTTCTCCTTCAAGCCCTAGTAACTCTTCAAAAGCACTTTCATGCAAATGACAATGATATCTTCCTTGTTTCAATTCCAAAATCAGGCACCACTTGGCTTAAGGCATTAGCATTTTCCTTGGTAAATAGAAGTAAGTATCCAAATTACCAAAATCACCCTTTGATCAATAATAGCCCTCATGCTCTTGTACCCTTTTTTGAGCTTGACCTAAATTCCAATAATGAGTTTCTTCCTAATCTTAACTTGtcgtcgtcgtcatcatcatTATTCTCCTCTTCTCCAAGGATCATATCTACTCATTTTTCCTATGTCTCGTTGCCGAATTCAGTAAAGGAATCATCTTGTAAAATAGTATACCTTTGTAGAGATCCTAAAGATATTTTAATTTCACATTGGCATTTTGCAAACAAAGTGCGAAAAGGAATCATAGACAACCTCTCACTTGAAGAAGCTTTTGAGATGTTTTGCAAAGGAGTGAGTGCTTCTGGACCCTTTTGGGATCACATGTTAGGGTATTGGAATCAAGGTATGAAAAGTTTAAATAAGAAGAAGATAATGTTTATAAAGTATGAAGAGATCAAAATGAATCCATTGCTTGTTTTGAAAGAACTAGCtgaatttttagggtttcctttttctagagaagAAGAGGCTCTTGGAGTGGTGGAAGATATCTTAAAGCTTTGTAGTTTTGATAATTTGAGCAATTTGGAAGTGAACACCAATGGAAAGATGCCTTTTGGAGTAGAAAACAATGTGTTTTTTCGTCGTGGCcaagttggagattggaaaaacTATCTCACAACAGAGATGGTTGAAAAATTGAACAATATTATTGCAAATAAATTGACTGAACATGGGATTCAATTTTAG
- the LOC112719748 gene encoding cytosolic sulfotransferase 12-like: protein MAMAQLSNNVIKCVEEEKEEDYLLSKEWKGLVSTLPKEQGWLSRNIYKYQGFWYDTKHLQGVLSVQKHFKAKEKDIILVTTPKSGSTWIKALAFALLNRHKYPNAQKNHPLLTNNPHLLVPFLEISLYSKKDFVPDLDSIPSPRLFSTHLPFVSLPESVKNVNCKIVYLCRDPKDVFVSLWHFTNKLGPETRSIDESFKQFCRGVSPFGPFWEHALGFQKESLKRSDKIMILTFEKMKLHPALVLKELAKFIGCPFSKEELSKGMVDDILNLCSFNNLSNLEVNKNGKLPNGVEAKVFFRRGKIGDWKNYLTTQKIQKLNTIIENTLAKHGLTF, encoded by the coding sequence ATGGCAATGGCTCAACTCTCTAATAATGTGATCAAATgtgttgaagaagaaaaagaagaagactacTTATTAAGTAAAGAATGGAAGGGATTGGTATCAACCTTGCCAAAAGAACAAGGATGGCTTTCAAGGAACATATACAAATACCAAGGTTTTTGGTATGACACTAAGCACCTTCAAGGAGTCTTATCTGTCCAAAAACACTTTAAAGCCAAAGAAAAAGATATCATCCTTGTTACAACTCCCAAATCAGGATCAACTTGGATCAAAGCTTTAGCATTTGCATTGCTAAACCGCCACAAATATCCAAATGCTCAAAAGAATCATCCTTTGCTTACTAACAACCCTCATCTTCTTGTACCCTTTTTAGAGATTAGTCTCTATTCTAAAAAAGACTTTGTTCCTGACCTTGATTCAATTCCCTCTCCGAGATTATTCTCTACTCATCTTCCTTTTGTGTCTTTGCCAGAATCAGTTAAGAACGTAAATTGTAAGATAGTGTATCTTTGTAGAGATCCTAAAGATGTATTCGTTTCGCTATGGCATTTTACAAACAAACTCGGGCCAGAAACTAGGTCAATTGATGAATCGTTCAAGCAGTTTTGTAGGGGAGTAAGTCCGTTCGGACCGTTTTGGGAGCACGCATTAGGGTTTCAGAAAGAAAGCTTGAAAAGGTCGGAcaagataatgattctaacattTGAGAAAATGAAATTGCATCCTGCATTGGTTTTGAAAGAATTAGCTAAGTTTATAGGATGTCCATTTTCTAAAGAAGAGTTATCTAAGGGCATGGTGGATGATATCTTGAACTTATGTAGCTTTAATAACCTAAGCAATTTAGAGGTGAATAAGAATGGAAAATTACCAAATGGTGTAGAAGCCAAAGTTTTCTTCCGTCGTGGTAAAATTGGTGATTGGAAAAACTATCTCACGACTCAAAAGATTCAGAAATTGAACACAATTATTGAAAATACTTTGGCTAAACATGGGTTAACGTTTTAG
- the LOC112719751 gene encoding cytosolic sulfotransferase 12 gives MEEASDEPSNLPKLLKDEDLRQECKDLMSTLPMEPTYKLYQYQGFWYGSWALQGILSCQNHFEANDKDIILVTTPKSGTTWLKALTFALLNRNKHPHTQKNHPLLVTNPHILVPFLESLFYDEKYIVSNLSQFPSPRLLSIHAPYVSLPKSAKESNCKIVYLCRDPKDISVSMWKFMETLMPEIRGSNSFDEFFELFCRGVNLYGPFWEHVLEYWKESFKRPEKIMFLRYEQMKLHPTLVLKKLAEFLGFPFSKQELDSGMLDDILELCSFDNLRNLEANKKGKISMFGFDIENKSFFRRGEIGDGKNFLTIEMVEKINTITLKKFSQYGLNFENFTMV, from the coding sequence ATGGAGGAAGCAAGTGATGAACCCTCCAATCTCCCCAAACTCCTAAAAGATGAAGACTTAAGGCAAGAGTGTAAGGACTTGATGTCAACCTTGCCAATGGAGCCAACATACAAACTCTACCAATACCAAGGCTTTTGGTATGGATCTTGGGCTCTTCAAGGAATCTTATCTTGTCAAAATCACTTTGAAGCCAATGACAAAGATATCATCCTTGTTACCACTCCCAAATCAGGCACCACTTGGCTTAAGGCTTTGACTTTTGCATTGCTTAATAGGAATAAACATCCACATACACAAAAAAATCATCCTTTGCTTGTTACCAACCCTCATATTCTTGTACCCTTTTTAGAGTCTCTATTCTATGATGAGAAGTATATTGTTTCAAATCTAAGCCAATTTCCCTCTCCAAGGCTACTATCCATTCATGCTCCTTATGTTTCGTTGCCGAAATCGGCGAAAGAGTCTAATTGTAAGATAGTGTATCTGTGTAGAGATCCGAAAGATATATCTGTTTCGATGTGGAAATTTATGGAGACGCTTATGCCGGAAATTAGAGGATCTAACTCGTTTGATGAATTTTTTGAGTTGTTTTGTAGAGGAGTGAATCTATATGGACCCTTTTGGGAGCATGTGTTGGAGTATTGGAAAGAAAGCTTTAAAAGGCCAGAAAAAATAATGTTTCTAAGGTATGAACAAATGAAATTGCATCCTACTTTGGTTTTGAAAAAATTAGCTGAATTTTTAGGGTTTCCATTTTCCAAACAAGAGTTGGATAGTGGCATGCTTGATGATATCTTAGAGTTGTGTAGTTTTGATAACTTGAGAAATTTGGAGgcgaataaaaaaggaaaaatatcaaTGTTTGGTTTTGATATAGAAAACAAAAGTTTCTTCCGCCGTGGTGAAATTGGTGATGGGAAGAATTTTCTCACAATAGAAATGGTTGAGAAAATAAACACTATTACTCTAAAGAAATTCTCTCAATATGGCCTAAATTTTGAGAATTTTACCATGGTATGA
- the LOC112723719 gene encoding cytosolic sulfotransferase 12-like produces the protein MAEGQPSSIIVPKYLQEDELSEDVRDLISTLPTDKGWFVNTIYQYNGFWHVPRQLQGLLNCQKHFQAQDTDILLATQPKSGTTWLKALTFSLINRKTKYPITLNHDHPLFSNNPHALVPFLEFDLFHVKDVVPDLSSFSSPRLFATHLPYVSLPESVKDSDCKIVYLCRDPKDTFISLWHFSNSLRLFKGANSLKDSFDQFCRGINVGGPFWDHILSYWKESLLSLEKPKKKVMFLRYEELKMNTSFVLKNLAEFLGCPFSKEEEDEGLVDDILKLCSFENLKNLEVNKNGKRPSGIANKAYFRRGEIGDWKNHLTHEMIDQLNTIVENKMAIFGFKF, from the coding sequence ATGGCTGAAGGGCAACCCTCCTCCATTATTGTACCCAAATATTTGCAAGAAGATGAACTAAGCGAAGATGTTAGGGATTTGATATCAACCTTACCAACCGATAAAGGTTGGTTTGTAAACACCATCTACCAATACAATGGATTTTGGCATGTCCCTAGGCAATTGCAAGGACTCTTAAATTGTCAAAAACACTTCCAAGCCCAAGACACTGATATTCTCCTTGCAACTCAACCAAAATCAGGCACCACTTGGCTCAAGGCATTAACATTTTCCTTGATCAACCGCAAAACCAAATACCCTATAACCCTAAACCATGATCACCCTTTATTCTCTAACAATCCTCATGCTCTTGTACCCTTTTTGGAGTTTGACCTTTTTCATGTCAAAGATGTAGTTCCGGATCTAAGCTCGTTCTCTTCTCCGAGGCTTTTCGCTACTCACCTTCCTTATGTCTCGTTGCCAGAATCAGTGAAAGATTCTGACTGTAAGATAGTGTATCTTTGCAGGGATCCGAAAGATACTTTTATTTCGCTTTGGCATTTTTCTAATTCGTTAAGATTATTTAAAGGGGCGAATTCCCTTAAAGATTCCTTTGATCAGTTTTGTAGAGGAATCAATGTTGGTGGACCCTTTTGGGACCATATATTGAGCTATTGGAAGGAGAGCTTGTTGAGCTTGGAGAAGCCAAAGAAGAAGGTAATGTTTTTGAGATATGAAGAATTGAAAATGAATACTAGTTTTGTTTTGAAGAATCTAGCTGAGTTTTTAGGGTGTCCTTTTTCCAAAGAGGAGGAAGATGAAGGGTTGGTGGATGATATCTTGAAGCTATGTAGCTTTGAGAACTTGAAGAATTTGGAAGTGAATAAAAATGGTAAAAGGCCATCTGGAATTGCAAACAAAGCTTACTTCCGTCGTGGTGAAATTGGAGATTGGAAGAATCATCTCACCCACGAAATGATTGACCAATTGAATACTATTGTTGAAAACAAAATGGCTATTTTTGGGTTTAaattttag
- the LOC112719750 gene encoding cytosolic sulfotransferase 12 gives MSSQLGQPSLVPKHLQDDEDLSQECRDMISTLPKEQGWVANHVYQYQGFWYNPRQIQGLLSCQKHFQSHDHINNDIIILATIPKSGTTWLKALTFSLLNRNTYPNTHENHPLLTSNPHLLVPFLELNLFGNYDDDKVEINPNNLIKSSLFATHLAYVSLPKSLKESSCKIVYLCRDPKDTFISLWQFANKLRPETQVKKSLDEYFEQFCKGVSPCGPFWEHVLGYWKESLERPKKIKFLRYEQMKLHPTLILKELAEFIGCPFSKEELDEGMLEDILKLCSFDNLSNLEVNKTGISPLLDIENKSFFRRGEIGDGEKFLSSEMIGQLNKITENKLVKHGLRF, from the coding sequence ATGTCATCACAGCTTGGTCAACCCTCTCTTGTGCCAAAACACTTGCAAGATGATGAAGACTTAAGCCAAGAATGTAGAGACATGATATCAACATTGCCAAAGGAACAAGGTTGGGTTGCAAACCATGTCTACCAATACCAAGGATTTTGGTACAACCCTAGGCAGATTCAAGGCCTCCTATCTTGTCAAAAACATTTTCAATCCCATGATCACATTAATAATGATATCATAATCCTTGCTACCATTCCAAAATCAGGTACTACTTGGCTTAAAGCTTTGACTTTTTCATTACTTAACCGCAACACATATCCAAATACACATGAAAATCACCCTTTGCTCACTTCCAACCCTCATCTTCTTGTACCCTTTTTAGAACTCAACCTCTTTGGTAATTATGATGATGATAAAGTAGAGATTAACCCTAATAACCTTATTAAATCATCATTATTTGCCACTCATCTCGCTTATGTTTCATTGCCGAAATCACTGAAAGAGTCGAGTTGTAAAATAGTGTATCTATGTAGGGATCCGAAAGACACATTTATTTCGTTGTGGCAATTCGCAAACAAACTTAGGCCAGAAACTCAGGTAAAGAAAtcacttgatgagtattttgagCAATTTTGTAAAGGAGTGAGTCCATGTGGACCATTTTGGGAGCATGTATTAGGGTATTGGAAAGAAAGCTTGGAAAGGCCAAAGAAAATTAAGTTTCTAAGGTATGAACAAATGAAATTACATCCtactttaattttgaaagaattgGCTGAGTTTATAGGGTGCCCATTTTCCAAAGAAGAATTAGATGAAGGAATGCTTGAAGATATCTTGAAATTATGTAGTTTTGATAATTTGAGTAACTTGGAGGTGAACAAAACCGGAATATCACCACTACTTGATATTGAAAACAAAAGTTTCTTTCGCCGAGGTGAAATTGGTGATGGAGAAAAGTTTCTCTCAAGTGAAATGATTGGACAATTGAAtaagattacagaaaataaattgGTTAAACATGGATTAAGATTTTAG